The region AGCTGCGCGAGACACGTTTAGATGTTATGAACAGCTACATGGAGCAGGATAAAGCAGTACGTATCCAATATGCATCAAAATACGCAGGAATCTCAAATGGCTGGAAAAAATGGATTGGAGAGATTCAGGGTTTAGAGCGATTTAATACCATTGAGAATAAAGAAAAACTTGAAAAAGATTTTAAAACCTGGGCTAAAGACCACCCGAAATACCGCGGAATTGTAGATAGCTACGAAGCACTCTATAAAGGCCTCACCCCACTTCAGGAAGGTTTCTATTACGCTATTGAATCGGCCATGGCCATTGAACTTGTCGATTACGCAGGCCAGTTTTCAAGGCTTGTTGATGACGCTAAAGAAGCCACAGATTCCACTGCAGTAGAAGAATCAATTGCCCGCATCCAAAAAGGCCTTGACGGACATTTTAAAGATTATCACCTGCCCATCGACAAGCAAATCACCGGAAAAGTGCTTGATATTTACTACAACGGCGTTCCAAAAGATTTCAGACCCACAATTATTAACGAAATATACGAGCAATATAATGGTGATTTCGATGCGTACGCCGATGACCTGTTCGAAAAATCAATATTTGCAAGTAAAGCAAGAGTAGAAAAGCTTTTGGAGGACTTTACGTTTGAAGATTATAAAAAAATTGAGGCCGATCCTGCTTACCAGCTTCACGAGCAGGTAGCAAGCTTTTATCGTGAAAACATACAACCCGAATACGCAAAAATATCAGACTCTTTAGATATCCTGGACCGGGAATATGTCGACGGATTGCGCAAGATGCAAAAAGACAAAATCTTTTATCCCGATGCCAACTCCACATTCCGCATTGCCTTTGGAAAAATTGATGGTTATGAACCACGCGATGCAGTGGAGTACGAATACCAAACTACACTAAAAGGGATAATCGAAAAAGATAATCCGGAAGTATATGATTACCGGGTACCGGCAAAACTAAAAGAGCTATATCACCAAAAAGATTTCGGCAATTACACAAACAGCGATGGAGAAGTTCCGGTATGTTTTATAGGGACAAACCACACTACCGGTGGAAATTCCGGCAGCCCTGTGCTCGATGCCAATGGCAGGCTAATAGGTATAAATTTCGACCGTGCCTGGGAAGGTGTAATGAGCGACATCACTTACAAACCGGAGATTTGCCGCAACATTATGCTCGATATACGCTACGTGCTGTTTATTGTGGATAAATATGCTGAAGCAGATAACCTGATTAAAGAAATGACAATTAAGGAATAGTGCATTAAAAAATGATAAACCGTCTGTGTAAACAGGCGGTTTTTTTTACCATAGCCCCAAAAACTTACGCTTTTGTTTCACTATTGCAAATGGCGTACTTGAAAAGCCATTGGTATTTAAAACCTCTATAAGCTCATCATCGCCGCGGGCGCTGCATTCTAATACCAAATCCTGCTTTTCGAAATCTTTGTATAGGCGATTCAATAAAACCTGGAAAACTTTTTTCCTGTCAGCAGTGCTGTCGGCCAGGCTAAAAAGCATATAAACCCTGTTTCGAAAACGTATGGCATAACTAAGGCCAATAAGATTATTGGTTGATGAATAAACCCCATAAGCATTGCCAAAACCGAAACGAGAACTGAACGATAAGAGGCGTCGTAAGGCTAAAATCTCCCTTTGTTTAATTTTACGCCCGTACATTCTTAAAACAAAGTTTATAATCACTGCAAGCTGAACTCCGCGAGAGACCGTCATATCCTCACCTTTATCTGTCAGCGATGACGATTTTGCCATGTGCTGCTGCACTTCAGCGGGATATATCAAATCTTTGCTATGCACATAAGCATTTGAATATTGATAATCATGCACTACCCTCGGATTTAAAGCATTCAGGGGTATTTCCCATCGTTTAAATCTGGCGGGGATTTTTTGCAGGAACTGGTTTAAAATATCTTCGCTTACTGGTTGTGTGCTAAATACACCCAACTGGGATATGATTGAAAGCACTGATAAACGCCATTTGCCCTTGCGTTTAATCATGGGTAATGGCATTACAGCCTCATATTGGTCTGAGATAAGTGCATCCCATTTTTCACAGGTACTGTCTAAAAACCATGAATAAGCATATAATGTACCGTTTGCAGATTTATTAATGCAGGAATCCCACTTACGAAAATCAATCTTTTCGTTGTCCACATACGATATATTAAATGGTTTACTCACTTAACTAATTTAAAACAGGTTAATCCTTTGGTACAGCATAATCTACCATACGTTCGTAAATCGTATCCCAGCCTTTCCAGGGACTGATATCACTAAAAGACTCGTTATGCCAGACGGTCATGAGTGTTCCGCCTACATCTTTAACTTTATCTATAATTTCTTCACATTTTGCATAGGCCTCATGAGGATTATGTTTTGAATAGAAGTTCAGCGTTGCATCCATTAAATGGAATGGATAGATGCGTAAATTTGTGATTTTATTGGCTTTAAGATTAAAAAATTTAAATGAACCGGCATATCCCGCTCTGAAACCTGGTCGCGAAGGATACCCCATGGAAAAATCCTTTGTAATACCCTGCTCAACGAGTTTTTCGTAAGAATCGGGCATTTTGAACTTAATGTAATGAAATCTATTACATCTCACCTCTTTTTCGGTAATTTCATCCAGGGCTTCAATCTCTTCGGCCAGGTGCCTTGAATTTTGCGATGATGCAAACGAAGCATGAATACCTACGATTGCCTTTTCTGAATAATTATGAACCAATTGTCTGAAAAACTTATTTTTATGCGATACAGCACGGTCATATCCCCCATAATTACCTAAAAGGAAAAATATGTATGGTTTTAGGTCATATTTAGCATGTATGCGATCTATTTCATCATAATTATCATACGGATCGCGCTCCATACCCATTAAAACTTTCAGCCGATGTCCATAATTATGAAATCGCTGTTGCACCATATTCATGGCCAAACCACCTGTGGTACGCAAAAAACCTTTATGCAAATAAGCCCAGGCATTATCCACATCTATTGTGGGTTGAAAGCTGTAACTTGCTTTTTTCAACGGTAAATCAGGAAAACGATCTTTTAGTGCATCTCCAAGTCTGTTTAACCAAATATTAACTACAGGTTCATAAAGAAATTCGTTCTTCCAGGCAAGGCTATTTCGTGGGTCATATCGACCATAACGATCTTTTTTGGCATACAAATACTCTTCGTACCTTGAAATCATAAAAAATGTGGCCGCAAAAACATCAAAAGGAAAATCGCCTTTATTCACGTTGTAAAAAACCTTAACGCCGTCCCACTCTTTCACGACTACCTTGTGTTCTGTCACATCTTCCTGGAAAAGCAGCAATACCGGAAATATATTGAGGGAAATATCTTTAAAATTTTCCATCGAGTAATTAAGTCTCGGGCCAAGCTCAGCCCTGAACTCATTAGCATCTGTTGTCACTTTATAGTCAACATCAAATCTTTCTTTAAAAATAAAATCCAGTGTATATAGTAACCGGTTGCTTTTTTTATGGGTGTATATTGTCAACATATTAACTAAAAATATCTATCAGTTTTTGCTCCTCTTTGTTCCAGTTTAGTTCACCAGCAGCATTTTCGAGTGCAGCTCCAAAGGTATGCCGTTTCTCGAAAATTTTTACAATTTGCTCTGCAATTTTTTCAGGTTGTCTTTCTTCCAAAACCTCTCCTACTCCATATTGTTCCACAATGCTCTTCATGCCCGGCAAATCTGCTACCAAAACCGGTATTCTGGCTTGTATATAGTCAAAAATTTTATTAGGTAATGCATAGTAATAATTCAAGCCCCTGTTTTCTTCCCACGACAGGCCAATATGTGCTTTCGATGTTATGGTTTGTATCGTTTCAAAATCAACATGCCCTCTAAACTGTATATTCTTACTTTTTTGTTTACTTGCTTTGAGCTGCAGTTCATCCTCTACATCTCCCCTGCCGCAAATTATTAACTGAAACCTGGGCAGAAACTTCATTGTTTCTATCATTAACTCTATTCCACGGCCTATATTCAGTGCCCCCTGGTAAACAAGTGTTGGTTTATCATACTTTTCAGTCTCTTGCTTGGGTCTGTACAAGGGTACATTTCTAATTACCTCTATTTTTTTGTTGTATTGCTTTTCGTAAATCTCTGCAATGGGTTTGCAAACGGTATAAAACCGGTCAACACGTTTTACACACATGCGCTCCAGCCAGCTCCAGATATTTTGTACCCGGGGCCGGTTTATTAATTCTGGCACCTCGGTAAAAAGTTCATGACTATCGTAAAAAAGCTTTACGCGTTTTAAACCTGCTGCAAGGCGCGCTGCCGGAAGTGTATCGAGATCGTTACTCAATATCTCTGTATACCGGTGATTGAGCAAAAAAAGCAATAGCCTGAAGTTATAAAACGCATAAAAAAGTGGCCCTTTATTTACTGGCAATCTAAAACGTTTTGTTCTGTAGGGTCTATTTATTCTGGGGCTGTTTTTCCTTTTCCGA is a window of Salinivirga cyanobacteriivorans DNA encoding:
- a CDS encoding S46 family peptidase, whose protein sequence is MIKRRLILFIVATLIVLPLLRAHEGMWVPILLEKYSYEQMQKAGFKLTAEDIYDINQASLKDAVVGLGYMGRPFRHFCTAELISDEGLILTNHHCGYRAIQRHSSVEHDYLTDGFWAYSTDEELANPWMTASFLKRMEDVTDQVLEGVTDDMTEEERETIIRENQEAIIEKAEEGTHYRANIKQFFAGNEYYMSVYEIFKDVRLVGAPPSAIGKFGGDTDNWSWPRHTGDFSMFRIYAGEDNLPSAYTSENKPYEPVKHFEISTQGINKGDFTMVLGYPGTTQQYIPSFAVALKKNHINPLRIKLRETRLDVMNSYMEQDKAVRIQYASKYAGISNGWKKWIGEIQGLERFNTIENKEKLEKDFKTWAKDHPKYRGIVDSYEALYKGLTPLQEGFYYAIESAMAIELVDYAGQFSRLVDDAKEATDSTAVEESIARIQKGLDGHFKDYHLPIDKQITGKVLDIYYNGVPKDFRPTIINEIYEQYNGDFDAYADDLFEKSIFASKARVEKLLEDFTFEDYKKIEADPAYQLHEQVASFYRENIQPEYAKISDSLDILDREYVDGLRKMQKDKIFYPDANSTFRIAFGKIDGYEPRDAVEYEYQTTLKGIIEKDNPEVYDYRVPAKLKELYHQKDFGNYTNSDGEVPVCFIGTNHTTGGNSGSPVLDANGRLIGINFDRAWEGVMSDITYKPEICRNIMLDIRYVLFIVDKYAEADNLIKEMTIKE
- a CDS encoding polysaccharide deacetylase family protein; translation: MLTIYTHKKSNRLLYTLDFIFKERFDVDYKVTTDANEFRAELGPRLNYSMENFKDISLNIFPVLLLFQEDVTEHKVVVKEWDGVKVFYNVNKGDFPFDVFAATFFMISRYEEYLYAKKDRYGRYDPRNSLAWKNEFLYEPVVNIWLNRLGDALKDRFPDLPLKKASYSFQPTIDVDNAWAYLHKGFLRTTGGLAMNMVQQRFHNYGHRLKVLMGMERDPYDNYDEIDRIHAKYDLKPYIFFLLGNYGGYDRAVSHKNKFFRQLVHNYSEKAIVGIHASFASSQNSRHLAEEIEALDEITEKEVRCNRFHYIKFKMPDSYEKLVEQGITKDFSMGYPSRPGFRAGYAGSFKFFNLKANKITNLRIYPFHLMDATLNFYSKHNPHEAYAKCEEIIDKVKDVGGTLMTVWHNESFSDISPWKGWDTIYERMVDYAVPKD
- a CDS encoding glycosyltransferase, with product MERIIICVTNDLSADQRVHKTALTLKNRLGKNVWVIGRKRKNSPRINRPYRTKRFRLPVNKGPLFYAFYNFRLLLFLLNHRYTEILSNDLDTLPAARLAAGLKRVKLFYDSHELFTEVPELINRPRVQNIWSWLERMCVKRVDRFYTVCKPIAEIYEKQYNKKIEVIRNVPLYRPKQETEKYDKPTLVYQGALNIGRGIELMIETMKFLPRFQLIICGRGDVEDELQLKASKQKSKNIQFRGHVDFETIQTITSKAHIGLSWEENRGLNYYYALPNKIFDYIQARIPVLVADLPGMKSIVEQYGVGEVLEERQPEKIAEQIVKIFEKRHTFGAALENAAGELNWNKEEQKLIDIFS